A portion of the Ailuropoda melanoleuca isolate Jingjing chromosome 18, ASM200744v2, whole genome shotgun sequence genome contains these proteins:
- the LOC100475529 gene encoding olfactory receptor 14J1, with amino-acid sequence MANLTSMSGFLLMGFSDNRELQILHALLFLVTYLLALTGNLLIITVTSLDHRLQSPMYYFLKHLSLLDLFFISVTVPQSIANSLMNNGYISHGQCILQVFFFTALASSEVAILTVMSYDRYVAICRPLQYETIMNSFACRQAVTAVWLAGGLSGLMHTAVNFSIPLCGERVIHQFFCDIPQMLKLACPHELINEIAMAAFTTSAAFICLVSIMLSYVHIFSTVLKIPSAEGQTKVFATCLPHLFVVTFFLSTAGFEFLRPPSDSQSAMDLMFSIFYTVIPPTLNPAIYGLRNEAMKAALQKVLSKGEFAQRKIYLKAIFKF; translated from the coding sequence ATGGCCAACTTGACCTCCATGAGTGGATTCCTCCTCATGGGGTTTTCTGACAACCGTGAGCTTCAGATTTTACATGCATTGCTGTTTTTGGTGACATACCTGTTGGCCTTGACAGGCAACCTCCTCATTATCACCGTAACCAGCTTGGACCATCGCCTCCAGTCCCCCATGTATTACTTCTTGAAGCACCTCTCTCTTCTGGACCTCTTCTTCATCTCTGTCACAGTTCCCCAGTCCATTGCAAATTCACTTATGAACAATGGTTACATTTCCCATGGCCAGTGCATTCTTCAGGTGTTTTTCTTCACAGCTCTGGCCTCATCGGAAGTGGCCATCCTCACAGTGATGTCTTATGACCGGTATGTCGCCATCTGTCGGCCCCTGCAGTATGAGACCATTATGAACTCCTTTGCTTGCAGGCAGGCAGTGACAGCTGTGTGGCTTGCTGGGGGCCTCTCTGGGCTCATGCATACGGCTGTGAACTTCTCCATACCTCTTTGTGGGGAGAGAGTCATTCACCAATTCTTCTGTGATATTCCTCAGATGCTGAAACTAGCTTGTCCTCATGAACTCATCAATGAGATTGCAATGGCTGCCTTCACAACCTCAGCAGCATTCATCTGCTTGGTCTCCATCATGCTCTCTTATGTTCACATCTTCTCTACTGTGCTGAAGATCCCATCAGCTGAGGGCCAGACCAAAGTCTTCGCCACCTGCCTACCACACCTATTTGTAgtcaccttcttcctctccaccgCAGGCTTTGAGTTTCTGCGCCCCCCTTCTGACTCCCAATCAGCTATGGACCTCATGTTCTCCATATTCTATACGGTGATACCGCCAACACTCAACCCAGCCATCTACGGTTTACGGAATGAAGCCATGAAGGCAGCTCTGCAGAAGGTGCTGTCAAAAGGAGAATTTGCCCAgagaaagatatatttaaaagccatttttaaattttaa